Proteins encoded in a region of the Prunus persica cultivar Lovell chromosome G4, Prunus_persica_NCBIv2, whole genome shotgun sequence genome:
- the LOC18781013 gene encoding PLASMODESMATA CALLOSE-BINDING PROTEIN 2 gives MLVNGQKSWCVAKPAAPQHALQSALDYACNYADCSPTKKGGSCYDPDRPVHHVSFAMNAYYQKMGRNQWNCHLNNTSLISLADPSYNPCCQFVSGGSGPPLPQEKEVLVIVSMFESAQKENGNCNLVVAGVRMNIGVTFKRYRAIKEVGKIIMSVGVIAYYQLMQVCQAEYFRQLLKPVT, from the exons ATGTTGGTGAATGGACAG AAATCTTGGTGTGTGGCAAAGCCTGCAGCACCACAACATGCACTGCAGTCAGCTCTGGACTATGCCTGTAACTATGCGGATTGCAGCCCTACAAAGAAAGGAGGTTCTTGCTATGACCCAGATAGGCCAGTGCACCATGTCTCATTTGCCATGAATGCTTACTACCAGAAGATGGGAAGAAACCAATGGAATTGTCATTTGAACAATACTAGTCTCATTTCCTTGGCAGATCCAA GTTACAATCCCTGCTGCCAATTTGTGAGTG GAGGATCAGGACCTCCACTGCCACAGGAAAAGGAG GTTTTGGTGATTGTATCTATGTTTGAGTCTgcccaaaaggaaaatggaaaCTGTAATTTG GTGGTTGCAGGAGTGAGAATGAACATTGGGGTAACCTTTAAGAGATATCGAGCTATTAAGGAAGTTGGGAAGATTATAATGAGTGTTGGGGTTATTGCCTACTACCAACTGATGCAAGTTTGTCAG GCTGAATACTTCCGTCAGTTG